The following proteins are encoded in a genomic region of Phycisphaera sp.:
- the thyX gene encoding FAD-dependent thymidylate synthase, protein MSHPHSAISVENKPEPCFTPPPNAQRAEPEGEMVDVMGGASRWTIPLHEHGFVALVDAMPRLVPEGQTADQAVVQAARVSYGAGTKKVNEDRGLIRYLLRHEHTTPFEMVEFKFHVSMPIFVARQWIRHRTANVNEYSGRYSVMPDRFYRVELNQVRKQSSSNRQGGEDMFATGDEQELKTAKDFMAYLDQVEALYGKYEQLIESGVSRELARVGLPTSQFTQWYWKCDLHNILRFLKLRLDPHAQQEIRDYAQAMHDLIAPIAPVTMEAWRDYHQHSMRLTRLEIEAITNLSRGGKGELASDNKRETAEWQAKREQLGLGDKP, encoded by the coding sequence ATGAGCCACCCCCACTCTGCCATCAGCGTCGAGAACAAGCCCGAGCCCTGCTTCACGCCCCCCCCCAACGCCCAGCGGGCCGAGCCCGAGGGCGAGATGGTCGACGTGATGGGCGGGGCCAGCCGGTGGACGATCCCGCTGCACGAGCACGGGTTCGTGGCCCTGGTCGACGCCATGCCGCGGCTGGTGCCCGAGGGGCAGACCGCCGACCAGGCCGTGGTGCAGGCGGCCCGGGTGAGCTACGGGGCCGGCACCAAGAAGGTCAACGAGGACCGCGGGCTCATCCGCTATCTGTTGCGGCACGAGCACACCACGCCCTTCGAGATGGTCGAGTTCAAGTTCCATGTCTCGATGCCGATCTTCGTGGCGCGGCAGTGGATCCGCCATCGCACGGCCAACGTGAACGAGTACTCGGGCCGGTATTCGGTGATGCCCGATCGGTTCTATCGAGTGGAGCTGAACCAGGTTCGCAAACAGAGCTCGAGTAACCGCCAGGGTGGCGAGGACATGTTCGCTACAGGCGATGAGCAAGAACTCAAGACCGCCAAGGACTTCATGGCCTACCTCGATCAGGTCGAGGCGCTCTACGGCAAGTACGAGCAGCTCATCGAATCGGGCGTCAGCCGCGAGCTGGCGCGGGTGGGGCTGCCCACCAGCCAGTTCACCCAGTGGTACTGGAAGTGCGACCTGCACAACATCCTGCGGTTCCTCAAGCTGCGGCTCGACCCGCACGCGCAGCAGGAGATTCGCGATTATGCCCAGGCCATGCACGACCTGATCGCGCCCATCGCCCCGGTGACCATGGAGGCCTGGCGGGACTACCACCAGCACAGCATGCGGCTGACACGGCTGGAGATCGAGGCCATCACCAACCTCTCGCGGGGTGGGAAGGGCGAACTGGCCAGCGACAACAAGCGCGAAACCGCCGAGTGGCAGGCCAAGCGCGAACAACTGGGCCTGGGCGACAAGCCATAA
- a CDS encoding TlpA family protein disulfide reductase codes for MTMSDRLRRLTSLSGAATVAVALTMTGAVSSPALGQNQGQAPGQMVGDHRPAEQIIEAYEAVEIPAYDASRRGEEGYRAEYMAARNEAMLEQAELIGELHRSHPAHDRLPELLPVRWNAMMGAGSADSVLAETRELAGRTDNKELKTEALFAHANAVARSTNYDSEKVGEAAELFAAVAPDDARNATLLMMTTYYQTDGKLLEQTLRTIAADYPDTREGGQAKAKVYHYDQVGKPFELSFEEATSGEPIDMSMLRGKVVVIDFWATWCGPCIAEMPHMKKLYAAYKDKGVEFVGISLDSPRNEEDPSKDGLVKLRNYVEANDVAWPQYYQGNGWKSEFSSNWQIRSIPAIFVVDQQGRLHSPNARGKLDEMIPEMLGIDPIALEEENTEEG; via the coding sequence ATGACCATGAGTGATCGCCTCCGCAGATTGACGAGCCTCTCCGGCGCAGCCACCGTCGCGGTGGCCTTGACCATGACAGGTGCCGTCAGCAGCCCGGCCCTTGGCCAGAATCAGGGACAGGCCCCGGGCCAGATGGTGGGCGACCACCGCCCGGCCGAGCAGATCATCGAGGCCTACGAGGCCGTCGAGATCCCCGCGTACGACGCCAGCCGCCGCGGCGAAGAGGGCTACCGAGCCGAGTACATGGCGGCCCGCAACGAGGCCATGCTGGAGCAGGCCGAACTGATCGGTGAGTTGCACCGGAGCCATCCGGCGCACGACCGCCTGCCCGAGTTGCTGCCCGTGCGTTGGAACGCGATGATGGGCGCGGGTAGTGCTGACAGTGTCCTGGCCGAGACCAGGGAACTGGCGGGACGGACCGACAACAAAGAACTGAAGACCGAGGCGCTTTTCGCGCACGCCAACGCGGTCGCGCGTTCCACGAACTACGACTCGGAGAAGGTGGGCGAAGCCGCCGAGCTGTTCGCGGCCGTCGCGCCTGATGATGCGCGGAACGCAACGCTCCTGATGATGACGACGTACTACCAGACCGACGGCAAGCTGCTCGAGCAGACCCTGCGGACCATCGCCGCCGACTACCCCGACACCCGTGAGGGCGGCCAGGCCAAGGCCAAGGTCTACCACTACGACCAGGTCGGCAAGCCCTTCGAGCTTTCCTTCGAGGAGGCCACCAGCGGCGAGCCCATCGACATGAGCATGCTCCGCGGCAAGGTCGTGGTCATCGACTTCTGGGCCACCTGGTGCGGCCCGTGCATCGCCGAGATGCCCCACATGAAGAAGCTCTACGCCGCGTACAAGGACAAGGGCGTCGAGTTTGTCGGCATCAGCCTGGATAGCCCCCGCAACGAGGAAGACCCCAGCAAGGACGGCCTGGTCAAGCTGCGGAACTACGTCGAGGCCAACGACGTGGCCTGGCCGCAGTACTACCAGGGCAACGGCTGGAAGAGCGAGTTTTCCAGCAACTGGCAGATCCGTTCGATCCCGGCCATCTTCGTGGTCGACCAGCAGGGCCGCCTGCACTCGCCCAACGCCCGCGGCAAGCTCGACGAGATGATCCCCGAGATGCTCGGTATCGATCCGATCGCGCTCGAAGAAGAGAACACAGAAGAGGGCTGA
- the gpmA gene encoding 2,3-diphosphoglycerate-dependent phosphoglycerate mutase codes for MSETHTLVLIRHGQSTWNAENRFTGWTDVDLSEQGRAEAKKAAELIRAEGLDFDCCYTSVLKRAIRTLWIVMDGLDRMWLPVERSWRLNERHYGALQGLNKAETAQKHGEDQVRIWRRSYDVRPPLLEAGDDRLPGADPRYANLSPDDLPAGECLQDTVERVLPCWEGEIAPKIREGRRMLISAHGNSIRALVKHLDNVSDADIMGVEIPTGVPLVYRLDNDIKPIDRRYLGDQNEVAAAQQAVAAQGKAR; via the coding sequence ATGAGTGAAACCCATACGCTGGTTCTCATCCGCCACGGTCAGAGCACCTGGAACGCCGAGAATCGGTTCACGGGGTGGACCGACGTCGACCTGAGCGAGCAGGGGCGTGCCGAGGCGAAGAAAGCGGCCGAGTTGATCCGGGCCGAGGGGTTGGACTTCGACTGCTGCTACACCAGCGTGCTCAAGCGGGCCATCCGCACGCTGTGGATCGTGATGGACGGGCTCGACCGCATGTGGCTGCCCGTCGAGCGATCCTGGCGGCTCAACGAGCGGCACTACGGGGCGCTCCAGGGGCTCAACAAGGCCGAGACGGCCCAGAAACACGGCGAGGACCAGGTCAGGATCTGGCGACGCAGCTACGACGTGCGGCCGCCGCTCCTCGAGGCCGGCGACGACCGGCTGCCGGGTGCCGATCCCAGGTATGCGAACCTCTCGCCCGACGACCTCCCCGCGGGCGAGTGCCTCCAGGACACCGTCGAGCGGGTGCTGCCGTGCTGGGAGGGCGAGATCGCCCCAAAGATCCGCGAGGGCCGGCGGATGCTCATCTCGGCCCACGGCAACAGCATCCGGGCATTGGTCAAGCACCTCGACAACGTGAGCGATGCGGACATCATGGGAGTGGAGATCCCTACGGGCGTGCCGCTGGTGTACAGGCTCGATAATGACATTAAGCCCATTGATCGCAGATACTTAGGTGATCAGAACGAGGTGGCCGCAGCCCAGCAGGCGGTTGCGGCCCAAGGCAAGGCCCGCTGA
- a CDS encoding RtcB family protein — translation MPDPQTDNQTAAPYHLWGAVGDDFDQPSLAQLQNACRLPIARAGALMPDAHLGYGLPIGGVLATEAAVVPYAVGVDIACRVKMTVLDMPASELDHSGGRDRLAKAIEQETRFGVGAKFGNKGDRTPPREHAVMDEDWGVSKITQHNKDRARSQLGTSGSGNHFVEFGVLTIGQDGSDLYAQAAPDVRAGEAPKNKVPNAEHVFDLPPGKYLALLSHSGSRGTGAAVCDHYSKLAMQLHPELDKQMKHLAWLDLDSEAGQEYWAAMNLMGRYAEANHACIHHWVAKHLGARVIGGVENHHNFAWKETHQVTLPDGSQEERVVIVHRKGATPAGEGVLGIIPGSMAKPGFVVRGLGGEAGTRALSSAAHGAGRAMSRTQAKKTFRWAHVKEDLEAAGVTLLSAGIDENPRVYKDIRQVMARQADLVEPIARFDPRLVKMADGGERPED, via the coding sequence ATGCCCGACCCGCAGACCGACAACCAGACCGCGGCGCCGTACCACCTGTGGGGTGCGGTGGGCGACGACTTCGACCAGCCAAGCCTGGCCCAACTCCAGAACGCGTGCCGCCTGCCCATTGCCCGGGCCGGGGCCCTCATGCCCGATGCCCACTTGGGCTACGGCCTGCCCATCGGCGGGGTGCTGGCCACCGAGGCGGCGGTCGTGCCCTACGCGGTGGGGGTCGACATCGCCTGCCGTGTGAAGATGACCGTGCTCGACATGCCCGCCAGCGAGCTCGACCACTCGGGCGGGCGGGACCGCCTGGCCAAGGCCATCGAACAGGAGACGCGTTTCGGCGTCGGGGCCAAGTTCGGCAATAAGGGAGACCGCACGCCCCCGCGCGAGCACGCCGTCATGGACGAGGATTGGGGCGTCAGCAAGATCACCCAGCACAACAAGGACCGCGCCCGCAGCCAGCTTGGCACCAGCGGCTCGGGCAACCACTTCGTCGAGTTCGGCGTGCTGACCATCGGCCAGGACGGCAGCGACCTGTACGCCCAAGCCGCGCCCGACGTGCGTGCTGGCGAAGCGCCCAAGAACAAGGTGCCCAACGCCGAGCACGTGTTCGATCTGCCGCCCGGTAAGTACCTCGCGCTGCTGAGCCACTCGGGCAGCCGCGGCACCGGGGCGGCGGTGTGCGACCACTACAGCAAGCTGGCCATGCAGCTGCACCCCGAGCTCGACAAGCAGATGAAGCACCTGGCCTGGCTCGACCTGGACAGCGAGGCCGGCCAGGAATACTGGGCCGCGATGAACCTGATGGGCCGCTACGCCGAGGCCAACCACGCGTGCATCCACCACTGGGTTGCCAAGCACTTGGGCGCCCGCGTCATCGGCGGCGTCGAGAACCACCACAACTTCGCGTGGAAGGAAACACACCAAGTCACGCTGCCCGATGGCTCGCAAGAAGAGCGCGTAGTCATCGTGCATCGCAAGGGTGCCACGCCCGCGGGCGAGGGCGTGCTGGGCATCATCCCCGGCTCGATGGCCAAGCCCGGCTTCGTCGTGCGCGGGCTGGGCGGCGAGGCTGGCACACGGGCGCTGTCGTCGGCCGCGCACGGCGCGGGGCGTGCCATGAGCCGCACCCAGGCCAAGAAGACCTTCCGCTGGGCCCACGTGAAGGAAGACCTGGAAGCCGCCGGCGTCACGCTGCTGAGCGCGGGCATCGACGAGAACCCACGGGTGTACAAGGACATCCGCCAGGTGATGGCCCGCCAGGCCGACCTGGTCGAGCCCATCGCCCGCTTCGACCCCAGGCTGGTCAAGATGGCCGACGGCGGCGAGCGGCCCGAGGATTAG
- the rlmN gene encoding 23S rRNA (adenine(2503)-C(2))-methyltransferase RlmN, with translation MQHPEHHIFHFTPDTLAQWCAARSMPAFRAKQLLKWVYERGVVDPAEMTDLSKRDRETVSREIAFLSGPTVAHQLATDGTQKLLVEWPDDLGTTSAEHASVDTSNRLPILGQEMPYSNTARQTECVMIPWPPKGDLKPRTDTRERRTACISSQVGCPVGCKFCASGLGGLDGNLSAGRIVEQVWRLNRLPDVGRISNIVFMGMGEPLANFKNVIHAVRTIAAPWGMGIGARRITISTVGLPQAIERLARELDLPVTLALSLHAPTDALRRQLIPWAEHATVEQLLTACQTWFAKTGREITLEYILLRGVNDRPEHARLLADLARAMRANINLIRYNEVQGLPYERPRNDDVRAFQDILVNANITTHVRASRGRDIAAACGQLRHEHAGADA, from the coding sequence GTGCAGCACCCCGAACACCACATCTTCCACTTCACCCCAGACACCCTCGCCCAGTGGTGTGCCGCGCGGTCGATGCCGGCGTTCCGGGCCAAGCAGTTGCTCAAGTGGGTGTACGAGCGGGGTGTGGTCGATCCGGCGGAGATGACCGACCTGAGCAAGCGTGACCGCGAGACGGTCTCGCGGGAGATAGCGTTCCTGAGCGGGCCGACCGTGGCCCACCAACTCGCCACCGACGGCACGCAGAAGCTGCTCGTCGAGTGGCCCGACGACCTCGGCACCACCTCGGCCGAGCACGCCAGCGTCGATACGTCCAACAGGCTCCCGATTCTCGGGCAGGAGATGCCGTACAGCAACACCGCCCGCCAGACCGAGTGCGTGATGATCCCCTGGCCGCCCAAGGGCGACCTCAAGCCGCGTACCGACACGCGCGAGCGCCGGACGGCGTGCATCTCGAGCCAGGTGGGGTGCCCTGTGGGGTGCAAGTTCTGCGCGAGCGGGCTGGGCGGGCTCGATGGGAATCTGTCGGCCGGCCGCATCGTCGAGCAAGTCTGGCGATTGAATCGCCTGCCCGACGTGGGCCGCATCAGCAACATCGTGTTCATGGGCATGGGCGAGCCGCTGGCCAATTTCAAGAACGTCATCCACGCCGTGCGCACCATCGCGGCGCCGTGGGGCATGGGCATCGGCGCGCGGCGGATCACGATCTCGACCGTCGGCCTCCCCCAAGCAATCGAACGCCTGGCGCGCGAGCTTGACCTACCCGTCACCCTCGCCCTCAGCCTGCACGCGCCGACCGACGCGCTCCGCCGCCAGCTTATCCCTTGGGCCGAGCACGCAACGGTCGAGCAACTCCTCACCGCATGCCAGACGTGGTTCGCCAAGACCGGCCGCGAGATCACGCTCGAATACATCCTGCTCCGCGGCGTGAACGACCGCCCCGAGCACGCGCGGTTGCTGGCCGATCTGGCCCGCGCGATGCGCGCCAATATCAATCTGATCCGCTACAACGAAGTCCAAGGGTTGCCCTACGAGCGTCCGCGCAACGACGACGTGCGCGCATTCCAAGACATCCTGGTTAACGCGAACATCACCACCCACGTGCGCGCGAGCCGGGGGCGTGATATCGCCGCTGCCTGCGGTCAGTTGCGCCACGAGCACGCCGGGGCCGATGCGTGA
- a CDS encoding TIGR02206 family membrane protein produces MSVAAVHPAPGFAPFTATHLVAAGLGIAVMAVFVLAGRRASEQREKQIARTWAVLWLIQQVITTIYWLLPASFDVGKSFPLHLCDVIGWIGPFALLMAHTRRTRWLRTVLYFWGIGLSTQAFFTPTVEQGPGDPRFWFFWISHTQIVGAGFYDVIVRGYRPGVRDFKTAIIASLCWMVPLALFNWATGLNYGFLGKELEGETILNVLPAWPWRLFAMAGIVLVLFTLLWCVWPLSRMIAGDRTNAPE; encoded by the coding sequence GTGAGCGTCGCCGCGGTGCATCCCGCGCCGGGGTTTGCGCCCTTCACTGCCACCCATCTGGTCGCCGCTGGCCTTGGCATCGCGGTCATGGCCGTCTTCGTGCTGGCCGGGCGTCGGGCGTCGGAGCAACGGGAGAAGCAGATCGCGCGCACGTGGGCGGTGCTCTGGCTCATCCAGCAGGTGATCACCACCATCTATTGGCTGCTGCCGGCGAGCTTCGATGTCGGCAAGAGCTTCCCGCTCCACCTGTGCGACGTCATCGGCTGGATCGGGCCGTTCGCGTTGCTGATGGCACACACCCGTCGCACACGATGGCTTCGCACGGTGCTGTACTTCTGGGGCATCGGCCTGAGCACGCAGGCGTTCTTCACGCCCACCGTCGAACAGGGGCCGGGCGACCCGCGATTCTGGTTCTTCTGGATCAGCCACACGCAGATCGTGGGCGCGGGCTTCTACGACGTCATCGTCCGCGGCTACCGGCCGGGCGTGCGGGACTTCAAGACTGCGATCATCGCCTCGTTGTGCTGGATGGTGCCCCTGGCACTGTTCAACTGGGCCACCGGCCTCAATTACGGCTTTCTCGGCAAGGAACTCGAGGGCGAGACCATCCTGAATGTGCTTCCGGCCTGGCCATGGCGCCTCTTTGCGATGGCGGGCATCGTGCTGGTGTTGTTCACACTGCTCTGGTGTGTGTGGCCGCTGTCGAGGATGATCGCCGGGGATCGAACGAACGCGCCAGAATAG
- a CDS encoding HD domain-containing protein → MAETLQLKPTQGTRERLSGIVGALSYALDITEGQPEGHAVRSCMIGMRLAQEIGLNATDRSALFYALLLKDLGCSSNAAKVCYLFGADDRTVKQNFKYANWQNPLAFLPYILRNIAPDDSLGERARRFVSIAMAGNKDAKELVQIRCERGALIARDLDLPEDAVQAIRNLDEHWNGKGHPDGLHKTQIPLMARILSISQTTEVFAMRYGLVAALDIARKRRKTWFDPDLVRAFISIGNDTDFWLKVMSVDAQRHVAAFEPEDMVFHLTETMLDRLCRAFSMVVDAKSPWTACHSQGVSDVAVGIGMTMGLDSGTLTNLRRAGLLHDIGKLGVSNTILDKPGKLTDQEFGVLKKHPEFTRTILRRSPCFAPFTELAARHHEKLDGSGYHRGLDATQLTQADRILCVADIYEALAAKRPYRTDMSEGEVFDILDKMAGTKICAESVDALRVFLSNSGFKPYQVAA, encoded by the coding sequence TTGGCCGAGACCCTACAGCTTAAGCCCACCCAAGGCACCCGAGAAAGGCTCTCGGGCATCGTCGGCGCGCTCTCGTACGCGCTGGACATCACCGAGGGACAGCCCGAAGGGCACGCCGTCCGCTCGTGCATGATCGGCATGCGGCTGGCCCAAGAGATCGGGCTCAACGCCACCGACAGGTCGGCCTTGTTCTACGCCCTACTCCTGAAGGATCTGGGCTGCTCGAGCAACGCCGCCAAAGTGTGCTACTTGTTCGGTGCCGACGACCGGACGGTCAAGCAGAACTTCAAGTACGCCAACTGGCAAAATCCGCTCGCGTTCCTGCCATACATCCTCCGCAACATCGCGCCTGACGACTCGCTGGGCGAGCGGGCCCGCCGGTTCGTGTCGATCGCGATGGCGGGGAACAAGGATGCGAAAGAACTCGTCCAGATTCGCTGCGAGCGCGGCGCACTGATCGCACGCGATCTCGACCTTCCCGAGGACGCCGTGCAAGCCATCCGCAACCTCGACGAGCACTGGAACGGCAAGGGCCACCCGGACGGCTTGCACAAGACCCAGATCCCGCTGATGGCGCGCATCCTGAGCATCTCGCAAACCACCGAAGTTTTTGCGATGCGCTACGGCCTCGTTGCTGCGCTTGATATCGCGCGTAAGCGCCGGAAAACATGGTTCGACCCGGACCTCGTCAGGGCGTTCATCTCGATCGGCAACGATACCGATTTTTGGCTCAAGGTGATGTCAGTAGATGCTCAGCGGCATGTGGCCGCGTTCGAGCCCGAGGACATGGTCTTTCATCTGACCGAGACCATGCTCGATCGCCTCTGCCGGGCGTTCTCGATGGTCGTCGATGCGAAGAGTCCGTGGACGGCGTGCCACTCGCAGGGCGTGTCGGACGTTGCCGTGGGTATCGGCATGACTATGGGGCTCGACTCGGGCACGCTCACCAATCTGCGCCGGGCCGGGCTGCTGCACGACATCGGCAAGCTGGGCGTGAGCAACACGATCCTCGATAAGCCGGGCAAGCTGACCGATCAGGAATTCGGCGTGCTCAAGAAGCATCCAGAATTCACGCGGACCATCTTGCGACGTTCGCCGTGCTTTGCGCCCTTCACCGAGTTAGCCGCCCGCCACCATGAGAAGCTCGATGGCTCGGGCTACCACCGCGGCCTGGATGCGACGCAGCTGACCCAAGCCGATCGCATCCTGTGCGTCGCCGACATCTACGAAGCACTCGCGGCCAAGCGGCCCTACCGCACCGACATGAGCGAGGGCGAGGTGTTCGATATCCTCGACAAGATGGCGGGGACGAAGATCTGCGCCGAGTCGGTGGACGCGCTGCGCGTGTTCCTGAGCAATAGCGGGTTCAAGCCGTATCAGGTTGCCGCGTAA
- a CDS encoding diadenylate cyclase, with the protein MDLAIAIGDALKRMDGYPWWEVALELALIALVVWAIIRFIEGTRAAGVMKGLVALLLIGLAARLFLSLVGREEAFERLGYLLDRAGVVVAIGLVVVFQPELRRALTRLGEAPIFRSTPGEIAQVVDAVVEACSYFQKAKFGALIVMERRTALGGLAEGGTRLGAEVSARLLQSLFFPGTALHDLAVIIKGPIVHAAGVQLPLAGAADMPDAGLGSRHRAAVGISRECDALVVIVSEETGSIRIAERGKLTDPMTPEELRRAMMAGLTKELPDRPSTAEEARKQQASDAPAPKDGSDA; encoded by the coding sequence GTGGACCTGGCGATCGCTATTGGTGACGCGCTCAAGCGCATGGACGGCTACCCGTGGTGGGAGGTCGCCCTCGAGCTTGCGCTCATCGCGTTGGTGGTCTGGGCCATCATCCGGTTCATCGAGGGCACCCGGGCCGCGGGCGTGATGAAGGGCCTGGTGGCCCTGCTGCTCATCGGGCTGGCGGCCCGGCTGTTCCTGTCCCTGGTCGGCCGCGAGGAGGCCTTCGAGCGGCTTGGCTACCTGCTGGATCGGGCGGGCGTGGTCGTGGCCATCGGTCTGGTGGTCGTCTTCCAGCCCGAGCTCCGCCGGGCGCTCACCCGGCTGGGTGAAGCCCCGATCTTCCGCAGCACGCCGGGCGAGATCGCCCAGGTGGTCGACGCGGTGGTCGAGGCGTGCAGCTACTTCCAGAAGGCCAAGTTCGGGGCCCTGATCGTGATGGAGCGACGCACCGCCCTGGGCGGCTTGGCCGAGGGCGGCACCCGCCTGGGGGCCGAGGTCAGCGCCCGATTGCTCCAGAGCCTGTTCTTCCCCGGCACGGCCCTGCACGACCTGGCGGTCATCATCAAGGGCCCGATCGTCCACGCGGCTGGCGTGCAACTCCCGCTCGCTGGTGCCGCCGACATGCCCGACGCGGGCCTGGGCTCTCGCCACAGGGCGGCCGTGGGCATCTCTCGCGAGTGTGACGCCCTGGTAGTCATCGTGAGCGAAGAGACCGGCAGCATCCGCATCGCCGAGCGCGGCAAACTGACCGACCCCATGACGCCCGAGGAGCTCCGGCGAGCCATGATGGCCGGCCTGACCAAGGAGCTGCCCGATCGACCCTCGACCGCCGAGGAGGCCCGCAAGCAACAGGCCAGCGACGCCCCTGCGCCCAAGGACGGCTCCGATGCTTAG
- a CDS encoding NifU N-terminal domain-containing protein, translating into MPRVTGFESTPNPHAVKILLDGPIAASPRSYRQTPPAGCTDALAVALYAIEGVRVVLIHHEFVTVGKAPDAKWPAIKRKAKAAIQAHDEPASHG; encoded by the coding sequence ATGCCCCGCGTCACCGGCTTCGAATCCACGCCCAACCCGCACGCCGTCAAGATCCTGCTGGACGGCCCGATCGCCGCGTCTCCCCGGTCGTATCGCCAAACCCCGCCGGCCGGCTGCACCGACGCTCTGGCGGTGGCCCTGTACGCCATCGAAGGTGTCCGCGTCGTGCTGATCCACCATGAGTTCGTGACGGTGGGCAAGGCCCCCGACGCGAAGTGGCCCGCCATCAAACGCAAGGCCAAGGCGGCCATCCAGGCCCATGACGAGCCGGCCTCGCATGGCTGA
- a CDS encoding A/G-specific adenine glycosylase — protein sequence MADLPPGEPGKDRVISRAIAQWFEANARPLPWRLSPRDPWLSLMSEIMLQQTQVARVAERFDAFSARFPTPAAMARASVDDVLAMWSGLGYYRRARMLHACASAIVERHAGSVPDDVDQLHALPGVGRYTAGAVASIAFDKPEPLVDGNVSRVLLRLHGVDQPADGSGVQAWAWERATDLARASSDHVASYSEGVMELGATVCTPRAPSCNACPASKHCRAHELGITDRIPRPKSRVARKPLAISAVVVVDRRGRVLLEPRPAGGLWGGLWQPPCVERHAATHPRLAKTLETLGFDGRVDVRGRSVGFEFATTHRAVTVRVWKAAAGHADRVRRARGGDATWIYEDSLGKLGLGSAQRRMLLAAGIASGGPKPGQSA from the coding sequence ATGGCTGACCTGCCGCCGGGCGAGCCGGGCAAGGATCGGGTGATCTCGCGAGCCATCGCCCAGTGGTTCGAGGCCAACGCGCGGCCGCTCCCCTGGCGGCTCTCGCCCCGTGACCCCTGGCTCTCGCTGATGAGCGAGATCATGCTCCAGCAGACCCAGGTGGCCCGCGTGGCCGAGCGATTCGATGCCTTTTCCGCCCGCTTTCCGACGCCGGCCGCGATGGCGCGCGCATCGGTGGACGACGTGCTGGCGATGTGGAGCGGGCTGGGCTATTACCGCCGGGCGAGGATGCTGCACGCGTGCGCGAGTGCCATCGTCGAACGCCACGCCGGCTCGGTCCCCGACGATGTCGATCAATTGCACGCGTTGCCGGGGGTGGGGCGGTACACCGCCGGTGCCGTTGCATCGATCGCGTTCGACAAACCCGAGCCGCTGGTCGACGGCAACGTATCGAGAGTGCTGCTGCGCTTGCATGGTGTCGATCAGCCCGCCGACGGGTCGGGTGTTCAGGCCTGGGCGTGGGAGCGAGCGACCGATCTTGCGCGCGCATCGAGCGATCATGTTGCCAGCTATAGCGAGGGCGTGATGGAACTCGGCGCGACTGTGTGCACACCGCGCGCGCCATCCTGCAATGCGTGTCCGGCGTCGAAGCATTGCCGTGCGCACGAGCTTGGTATCACCGATCGGATTCCAAGGCCGAAGTCACGAGTGGCGCGCAAGCCGCTGGCGATCTCCGCGGTGGTTGTCGTCGATCGCCGAGGCCGGGTCTTGCTCGAACCCAGGCCGGCGGGCGGGCTCTGGGGCGGCTTGTGGCAACCACCCTGCGTCGAGCGCCATGCGGCGACCCACCCGCGCCTGGCCAAGACGCTGGAAACCCTCGGGTTCGATGGGCGAGTAGACGTGAGGGGTCGGTCGGTCGGGTTCGAGTTTGCCACGACGCATCGGGCTGTCACGGTCAGGGTCTGGAAGGCGGCCGCGGGCCATGCTGATCGCGTCCGGCGGGCTCGGGGTGGGGACGCGACATGGATCTACGAGGATTCCCTAGGAAAGCTCGGTCTCGGCTCGGCCCAACGGCGGATGTTGTTAGCGGCTGGTATTGCAAGCGGCGGGCCAAAGCCGGGGCAAAGCGCGTAA